In a genomic window of Allomeiothermus silvanus DSM 9946:
- a CDS encoding UDP-N-acetylglucosamine--N-acetylmuramyl-(pentapeptide) pyrophosphoryl-undecaprenol N-acetylglucosamine transferase, producing the protein MILVTGGGTGGHLYPGLATARALRELGQAVTYVGAEGGLEEKVLPTSGLPYRLIPAGKLSREALRPKEGLKVLHGLWEARKVLRELKPKAVLSTVGYAGFPLAFMAQRMGIPTVIHEQNAQLGLAARWLAGGASAIGLSVPIELNAPWSAKAQVVGLPVREEKHDARAAKIALGLEPEKPLIFVLGGSQGSLELNQNLPERLKPLLGEYQVLHQSGPRWETQMQAQYATWPGYTVRGYLDTALAFSAAEFAITRAGAATLAEAAYHRVPLLAVPLPAEMDGGAQWANARFYADIGAAYMLERGWEHFQTSIAPLLEPSVRQKLRDTIAQLSPAGAAYRLARMVLEASFQGNGREVTG; encoded by the coding sequence ATGATCCTAGTCACGGGCGGTGGCACCGGGGGGCACCTCTACCCCGGTCTGGCTACGGCACGTGCCCTGCGGGAGCTGGGTCAGGCGGTGACCTATGTGGGGGCCGAGGGGGGGCTCGAGGAGAAGGTTTTACCGACCTCTGGGCTCCCCTACCGGCTCATCCCGGCAGGAAAGCTCTCGCGGGAGGCGTTGCGCCCCAAAGAAGGCCTCAAAGTCTTGCACGGCTTGTGGGAAGCCCGAAAAGTCCTGCGGGAATTGAAACCCAAGGCGGTGCTCTCAACGGTGGGTTACGCCGGTTTCCCCCTCGCGTTCATGGCCCAGCGGATGGGAATTCCCACCGTAATCCATGAACAAAACGCCCAGTTGGGGCTGGCCGCGCGGTGGCTGGCTGGGGGGGCCTCAGCCATCGGGCTTTCGGTGCCGATAGAGTTGAACGCGCCCTGGTCGGCTAAAGCCCAAGTGGTAGGCCTCCCTGTGCGCGAGGAGAAACACGATGCTCGAGCAGCCAAGATCGCGCTGGGGCTCGAGCCTGAGAAACCCTTGATCTTCGTCCTGGGGGGCAGCCAGGGCAGCCTGGAGCTTAACCAGAACCTCCCCGAGCGCCTGAAGCCTCTCTTAGGCGAGTACCAGGTGCTCCACCAAAGCGGGCCCCGTTGGGAGACCCAGATGCAAGCACAATATGCAACCTGGCCCGGCTACACCGTGCGCGGCTACCTCGACACCGCACTAGCCTTCTCCGCCGCCGAGTTCGCCATTACCCGGGCGGGGGCCGCCACCTTAGCCGAAGCCGCCTATCATCGCGTCCCCCTATTGGCGGTGCCCCTTCCCGCCGAGATGGATGGCGGAGCCCAGTGGGCAAACGCCCGTTTCTATGCAGATATAGGGGCGGCGTATATGCTTGAGCGGGGTTGGGAGCACTTCCAAACGAGCATAGCCCCGCTACTCGAGCCTTCTGTACGGCAAAAGCTGCGTGATACAATCGCCCAGTTGTCGCCTGCAGGAGCCGCATACCGGCTTGCCCGGATGGTGTTGGAAGCCAGTTTTCAGGGAAACGGTCGGGAGGTCACCGGGTGA
- a CDS encoding FtsW/RodA/SpoVE family cell cycle protein: MDPILLIAQLMLMGFSLLGVGVAEPALQGSHLLRLGVALLVTFLACWLSPRFLTRHARLLYLAALGFLVAVLFIGEGPAGVRRWFDLRFFNFQPSELMKVAIVIYLAAFFHQRGTDYPILGPVLAVDFAAGLVIIEPDFDTGIFILVLAAFMLIVIGVPWRRLLAIGASASFIAMTMLGLYLDRFSYVRERFDGWVATLSGKADVTGTAYQVTQAQKVIVGAGPLGQGPGAVLPHLPEGHNDMVFASVIWAGGWFAGLMVLLAFGLIFARGMQIAARTQGAGSVMALGLTGYLTLQAANNIGVVMGFLPVSGSALPLVSYGGSSMFVAGLALGLLHALAREALRNQPEPKDTASRGDRRGAKA, from the coding sequence ATAGACCCCATCCTTCTCATCGCTCAACTCATGCTGATGGGCTTCTCCCTGCTCGGGGTGGGGGTAGCTGAGCCAGCGTTGCAAGGGTCTCACCTGCTGCGGCTGGGCGTCGCGCTACTGGTGACGTTTTTAGCCTGCTGGCTCTCCCCCCGCTTCCTGACCCGCCATGCCCGCCTTCTCTATCTGGCGGCACTGGGTTTTTTGGTCGCGGTCCTCTTCATAGGTGAAGGCCCCGCTGGGGTGCGCCGCTGGTTCGACCTGCGCTTTTTCAACTTTCAACCCTCCGAACTGATGAAAGTGGCGATAGTGATCTATCTGGCGGCCTTCTTTCACCAGCGCGGCACCGATTACCCGATCCTAGGACCGGTGTTGGCGGTGGATTTTGCCGCAGGTTTGGTGATCATCGAACCCGATTTTGACACCGGAATCTTTATCCTGGTATTGGCCGCGTTCATGCTCATCGTGATCGGCGTTCCCTGGCGCAGGCTGCTAGCCATCGGGGCCTCGGCCAGCTTTATCGCCATGACCATGCTAGGCCTCTACCTGGACCGCTTTAGCTACGTACGGGAACGTTTTGACGGTTGGGTGGCAACCCTCAGTGGCAAGGCCGATGTCACCGGCACCGCTTACCAAGTCACCCAGGCCCAGAAGGTGATTGTGGGGGCGGGGCCCTTGGGACAAGGGCCAGGGGCAGTACTCCCTCACCTTCCCGAAGGACATAACGACATGGTGTTTGCCTCGGTGATCTGGGCCGGGGGCTGGTTTGCCGGGCTCATGGTGCTGTTGGCCTTCGGGCTGATCTTCGCACGGGGGATGCAGATCGCTGCCCGCACCCAGGGCGCGGGCAGCGTAATGGCCCTGGGGCTCACCGGTTACCTCACCCTCCAGGCGGCCAACAACATCGGGGTGGTTATGGGGTTCTTACCGGTGAGCGGTAGTGCTTTACCGCTAGTTAGTTACGGGGGCAGTTCCATGTTCGTGGCCGGGCTGGCCCTGGGGCTGTTGCACGCCCTCGCGAGAGAAGCCCTGCGCAACCAGCCTGAGCCGAAAGATACGGCTTCTCGCGGCGATAGACGGGGGGCCAAGGCATGA
- the murD gene encoding UDP-N-acetylmuramoyl-L-alanine--D-glutamate ligase yields MSEVERLVFGLGRSGMGVLRFLAHHRMSARYFDEKLKEAEARAADELGFTFDDDPQPGEYQQVIAAPGVPMDHPRLLALREGGAEIIGEAELAYRSAKTPIVGITGTAGKGTATLATAHFLRALGFKALEGGNLDPPLLDIIEQAEVAVAELSSFQLERVVHFRPRVAVLLNLGVDHLDRHHTLETYHAAKLNLIRNLTAEDALVYNAEDPKIVQAILHSPARKYPFHPATNPRQTNLRAAREAAKAYASIAGKAGDERVLDEAEKTAPRLPGRFDTFAHKGDVVFIDDSIATRYDAVKAALQAAPAPIAWILGGRDKGAPTEGLERIVAERVRVILAIGEDGPRMAQAFRGYTELVNIQEPSGEATLRKAVQEGLSRLSGGSILLAPMGTSFDQFKDYKERSQVFRRVALELGAEMLEGGTP; encoded by the coding sequence ATGAGCGAAGTTGAGCGCCTGGTCTTCGGGCTTGGGCGTAGCGGGATGGGTGTGCTGCGCTTTTTGGCCCATCACCGGATGAGCGCCCGTTACTTCGATGAAAAGCTCAAAGAGGCCGAAGCCAGGGCCGCCGATGAGCTGGGGTTCACCTTCGACGACGATCCCCAACCAGGGGAGTACCAGCAAGTCATCGCCGCTCCCGGGGTGCCGATGGATCACCCCCGCCTTCTGGCGCTGCGAGAAGGGGGCGCTGAGATCATCGGGGAGGCCGAACTCGCCTACCGCAGCGCGAAGACCCCCATCGTGGGGATCACCGGAACGGCTGGCAAAGGGACCGCCACCCTGGCCACCGCCCATTTCCTGCGGGCGCTGGGATTCAAAGCGCTCGAGGGCGGCAATCTGGACCCGCCTTTGCTGGATATCATCGAGCAGGCCGAGGTAGCGGTGGCCGAGCTTTCCAGCTTCCAGCTCGAGCGCGTCGTACATTTCCGCCCGCGGGTGGCGGTGCTACTCAACCTGGGGGTAGACCACCTGGACCGGCACCATACCCTCGAGACTTACCACGCCGCCAAGCTCAACCTCATCCGCAACCTCACCGCTGAAGACGCGCTGGTATACAACGCCGAGGATCCCAAAATTGTCCAGGCCATCCTCCATTCCCCGGCCAGGAAATACCCTTTCCACCCAGCGACAAACCCACGCCAGACCAACCTGCGCGCTGCCCGCGAGGCCGCAAAAGCCTATGCGTCCATCGCCGGGAAAGCTGGGGACGAGCGCGTCTTAGACGAAGCCGAAAAGACAGCCCCTAGGCTTCCAGGCCGCTTCGACACCTTCGCCCACAAAGGCGACGTCGTTTTTATCGACGACTCCATCGCCACCCGTTACGACGCGGTGAAAGCAGCCTTGCAGGCGGCCCCGGCCCCCATTGCCTGGATCCTGGGCGGACGGGACAAGGGAGCCCCCACGGAAGGGCTCGAGCGCATCGTGGCGGAACGGGTTCGGGTCATCCTGGCCATCGGCGAGGACGGCCCCCGGATGGCCCAGGCCTTCCGCGGATACACCGAGCTGGTGAACATTCAAGAACCCTCCGGCGAGGCGACCTTGCGCAAAGCCGTACAAGAGGGGCTATCCCGGCTATCGGGCGGTAGCATCCTCCTAGCTCCGATGGGCACCTCCTTCGACCAGTTCAAAGACTACAAGGAACGCTCACAGGTGTTTCGCCGCGTGGCCCTCGAGCTGGGGGCAGAGATGTTGGAAGGAGGTACGCCATAG
- a CDS encoding phospho-N-acetylmuramoyl-pentapeptide-transferase yields the protein MSIAAALVLSWFLVGLWMGLMRSLRLGKHVREDGPQSHLAKTGTPSMGGVAFLLAAAVVYFLAGGDRYAGLWLLGLGFALLGLADDLAGMLKRPLKAREKLVLQFLMAVVFAFWAERQLAAPYLGQALDIALITLAIVAAANAFNFTDGVDGLLSSVTLVLLLPFAGLTLAQTLIGALLGFLWHNSPKAKVFMGDTGSQALGVLVAGLFILQGKLWFLPLAAIVPVLEMLSVVIQVAYFRRTGRRVFRMSPLHHHFELSGWEESKVVFRFTVITALCTALSVGLWGGLR from the coding sequence ATGAGTATCGCTGCCGCACTGGTCCTCTCCTGGTTTTTGGTGGGCTTGTGGATGGGCCTGATGCGCTCGCTGCGGCTGGGCAAGCACGTGCGCGAGGACGGCCCACAGAGCCATCTAGCCAAAACCGGCACCCCCAGCATGGGTGGGGTGGCGTTTTTGCTGGCAGCTGCCGTGGTGTATTTCCTGGCGGGTGGGGACCGCTATGCCGGGCTTTGGCTTTTGGGATTGGGCTTTGCCTTGCTAGGTTTGGCCGATGACCTAGCCGGGATGCTGAAGCGTCCGCTCAAGGCGCGGGAAAAGCTGGTGTTGCAGTTTTTGATGGCGGTGGTCTTTGCTTTCTGGGCCGAGCGCCAGCTCGCCGCGCCCTACCTAGGGCAGGCCCTCGACATCGCCCTCATCACCCTGGCCATCGTGGCTGCGGCCAACGCTTTCAACTTCACCGATGGGGTGGACGGGCTTCTCAGCAGCGTTACCCTGGTGTTGCTGCTGCCCTTTGCCGGGCTGACCCTGGCCCAAACCCTCATCGGAGCGCTCTTGGGTTTCCTCTGGCACAACTCCCCCAAGGCTAAAGTCTTCATGGGCGACACCGGCAGCCAGGCCTTGGGGGTGCTGGTCGCAGGGCTGTTCATCCTGCAGGGGAAGCTGTGGTTTTTGCCGCTAGCGGCCATCGTCCCTGTACTCGAGATGCTCTCGGTGGTGATCCAGGTGGCGTATTTCCGCCGCACCGGGCGGCGTGTTTTCCGTATGAGCCCGCTCCATCACCACTTCGAGCTTTCCGGCTGGGAGGAGAGCAAGGTGGTTTTCCGCTTTACCGTCATCACCGCGCTGTGCACAGCGCTTTCGGTAGGCCTGTGGGGAGGGTTGCGATGA
- a CDS encoding UDP-N-acetylmuramoyl-tripeptide--D-alanyl-D-alanine ligase, producing MHDVHITPVREISPDWVAQVTQGRVHPPVKPALDLTWDSRKVKPGSAFIALPGTKVHGREFAQAALQAGAALVLTDQAHPGAVQVADPARALLELGHALRKEFSGTVVGVGGSSGKTTTKEAIAQGLGWPAPEGNLNNAPGLAQFFFRLQPHAPGAVVELGIDRLGEMAELCYLAEPHLGVLTTLGAEHLEGLGTLENVIREETGLLASSPVRLASTQAAELVNLPGLKTYGIEAGDFRATDLELSLDSTRFRFNGQRVYLPYPGFGPLLGALAALAVAELVGVALDPVIERLAHLQLPFGRMERLHKGGLIFLNDAYNSNPLSVRAGLEFLSHLPGRKWLVLGEMRELGEESLAYHLEAARLAASVSPDVVFVGKYAPAQAAETGKVGLETLEEAKAYLKTHAQAGDLVYLKASRSIGLEQLLEGWDAQ from the coding sequence GTGCATGATGTGCATATAACGCCAGTTAGGGAAATATCGCCGGACTGGGTGGCACAGGTCACCCAGGGAAGGGTACACCCACCGGTAAAACCGGCGCTGGATTTAACCTGGGATTCACGAAAAGTCAAGCCAGGATCGGCTTTTATAGCCTTGCCGGGGACCAAGGTACACGGGCGGGAGTTCGCCCAGGCCGCCCTCCAGGCTGGCGCTGCCTTGGTCCTTACGGATCAAGCCCATCCTGGAGCGGTTCAGGTAGCTGACCCTGCACGGGCTTTGCTCGAGCTGGGCCACGCCCTGCGCAAAGAATTCAGCGGGACGGTGGTAGGGGTGGGCGGCAGCTCAGGCAAGACCACCACCAAAGAAGCCATCGCTCAGGGGCTAGGTTGGCCTGCGCCGGAAGGGAACCTCAACAACGCCCCGGGGCTGGCCCAGTTTTTCTTCCGGCTCCAGCCCCATGCCCCTGGAGCGGTAGTCGAGCTAGGTATCGACCGCTTGGGAGAGATGGCCGAACTGTGTTACCTGGCCGAACCCCACCTCGGCGTGCTCACCACCTTGGGAGCCGAGCATTTAGAGGGGCTGGGGACACTCGAGAATGTGATCCGTGAGGAAACCGGGCTCTTAGCCTCGAGCCCAGTTCGCCTGGCCAGCACCCAGGCCGCCGAGCTGGTGAACCTGCCGGGGCTCAAAACCTACGGGATCGAGGCGGGAGATTTCCGCGCCACGGACCTCGAGCTGAGCCTAGATTCCACCCGGTTCCGCTTCAACGGGCAGCGGGTGTATCTCCCCTATCCGGGCTTTGGCCCCTTGCTGGGCGCGCTGGCCGCGCTGGCAGTGGCTGAACTGGTAGGGGTTGCGCTCGATCCGGTGATCGAGCGCCTGGCCCACCTGCAGCTTCCGTTCGGGCGTATGGAGCGCTTGCACAAAGGCGGCCTGATCTTCCTCAATGATGCCTACAACTCCAACCCCCTATCAGTACGGGCGGGGCTCGAATTCCTGAGCCATCTCCCGGGCCGGAAGTGGTTGGTGTTGGGCGAGATGCGCGAGCTGGGTGAGGAGAGCCTGGCCTACCACCTCGAGGCCGCTCGGCTGGCTGCCTCGGTGAGCCCGGACGTGGTATTCGTGGGGAAGTACGCCCCGGCCCAGGCAGCGGAGACGGGGAAGGTGGGGCTCGAGACCTTAGAAGAAGCTAAAGCCTATCTCAAAACCCACGCCCAGGCCGGAGACCTGGTCTATCTGAAAGCCTCGCGTTCGATCGGCCTGGAGCAGCTCCTGGAGGGCTGGGATGCGCAGTAG
- a CDS encoding peptidoglycan D,D-transpeptidase FtsI family protein, which translates to MSQASLNRVWVVLLGALLYLALMGLGLYQLVQQSPRLAFRSLPQEAGSALRGRLLAKDGTPLAMTPQAGQRVYPLGVSAAQVLGYGERGSLRGLEGLEHDLEPTLSQGLDVQLTLDPVIQSLAEEALWKGLKASGAEWGSALVMETQTGKLLAVANGPAFDPSAPRRDPSQDVSWRNHAFLVALEPGSTIKALTAATLLNEGVVSLDTQVKAPMSRRIGGWIINDVVAHPQVLTLKEVLKYSSNVGISTLAERIKPAVLERYFTALHFKDPEPMPIVKVAAPRMRPANIWGEVEYANHTFGQGFLITPLHLTAAYNALANDGNYVPPTLFEPTAKPVPEPVFRPEVARSLRQALAQVVVKEAQLPGYPLGGKTGTAQVVVNGRYSKEIFTALFAGFIPAQKPKVTVAVVVYYPKGGRIHGAWVAAPVFRQIAAGLFAYWGIPPVETSTKPGTLDSR; encoded by the coding sequence ATGAGTCAAGCCAGTCTGAATCGCGTCTGGGTGGTGCTGTTGGGAGCCCTCTTGTACCTCGCCTTGATGGGTTTGGGGCTCTACCAGTTGGTGCAGCAATCCCCCCGCCTCGCCTTCCGCTCCTTGCCCCAGGAGGCCGGAAGCGCTTTGCGGGGGCGCTTGCTGGCTAAGGACGGGACCCCCTTGGCGATGACCCCCCAGGCAGGACAGCGTGTGTACCCTTTGGGAGTATCTGCCGCTCAGGTGCTGGGCTACGGTGAGCGGGGCAGTTTGCGGGGATTGGAAGGGCTCGAGCACGATCTCGAGCCCACCCTATCGCAGGGACTTGACGTGCAGCTCACCCTAGATCCCGTGATCCAGTCTCTGGCCGAGGAAGCCTTGTGGAAGGGGCTCAAGGCCTCGGGAGCGGAGTGGGGGTCAGCCCTGGTGATGGAGACCCAGACCGGCAAGCTCTTGGCTGTAGCCAACGGCCCGGCCTTTGACCCCTCGGCCCCCCGCCGTGACCCTAGCCAGGACGTTTCGTGGCGCAACCACGCTTTTCTGGTGGCGCTCGAGCCTGGCTCTACCATCAAGGCCCTCACCGCCGCCACCCTCCTCAACGAGGGTGTGGTGTCGCTGGATACCCAGGTCAAAGCCCCCATGAGCCGCCGGATTGGCGGCTGGATCATCAACGACGTGGTAGCACACCCCCAAGTGCTGACCCTCAAGGAGGTACTCAAATATTCCTCCAACGTAGGGATTAGCACCCTGGCTGAGCGGATCAAACCGGCGGTGCTCGAGCGCTACTTCACCGCTTTACATTTCAAAGACCCCGAGCCCATGCCCATCGTCAAGGTGGCCGCCCCCCGGATGCGCCCGGCGAACATCTGGGGCGAGGTTGAGTACGCCAACCACACCTTCGGGCAGGGATTCCTCATCACCCCTTTGCACCTTACCGCGGCCTACAACGCCCTGGCCAACGACGGGAATTACGTCCCCCCCACCCTCTTCGAACCAACCGCCAAGCCGGTTCCTGAACCGGTATTCCGCCCAGAGGTGGCCCGCAGTCTGCGGCAAGCGCTGGCCCAGGTGGTGGTCAAAGAAGCGCAACTACCGGGTTACCCGCTAGGTGGCAAAACCGGCACCGCGCAGGTCGTGGTCAACGGGCGCTACTCCAAGGAAATCTTCACTGCCCTTTTTGCCGGATTTATCCCCGCCCAAAAACCCAAGGTCACGGTGGCGGTGGTGGTCTATTACCCTAAGGGTGGGCGCATCCACGGGGCTTGGGTCGCTGCCCCGGTCTTTCGCCAGATTGCGGCGGGACTCTTCGCCTACTGGGGAATACCCCCGGTAGAAACATCCACCAAACCCGGTACACTGGATTCTCGGTGA
- the rsmH gene encoding 16S rRNA (cytosine(1402)-N(4))-methyltransferase RsmH: MDKPLSHISVLYDEALNYLNVKPGGLYVDATLGGGGHTQGILQRGGRVVGFDQDPAAIERARNLLLPGLSLGQLTLVEANFRDLQPKLHALGIERVDGVLADLGVSSFHFDDPERGFSYRLEGPLDMRMGKEGQTAAEVVNELEVEELARILRELGEEPKAWRIARFIEEARERKPIETTTELAEIVRRATGFRGAGHPARKTFQALRIYVNDELGALRELLEAAVNVLAPQGRLVVISFHSLEDRIVKHFLKNEPRLRVLTKKPLEPGEEEARENPRARSAKLRAAERLREAA, from the coding sequence ATGGACAAACCCCTCTCCCACATCTCTGTCCTCTACGACGAAGCCTTGAACTACTTGAACGTAAAACCCGGCGGGCTTTACGTGGATGCGACCTTGGGTGGAGGTGGGCATACCCAGGGCATCTTGCAACGGGGGGGCCGGGTAGTGGGGTTCGATCAAGACCCAGCCGCCATCGAACGGGCCCGGAACCTCCTGCTTCCGGGCCTCTCGCTAGGGCAACTGACCCTGGTAGAGGCTAATTTCCGCGACCTCCAGCCCAAACTTCACGCGCTTGGCATCGAGCGGGTGGACGGAGTGCTGGCCGACCTGGGGGTCTCGAGCTTCCACTTCGACGATCCCGAACGCGGCTTCAGTTACCGCCTAGAAGGCCCCCTCGACATGCGCATGGGCAAGGAGGGACAGACCGCTGCCGAGGTGGTGAACGAACTCGAGGTGGAGGAGTTAGCCCGCATCCTGCGCGAGTTGGGCGAGGAGCCCAAAGCCTGGCGGATCGCCCGCTTTATCGAGGAAGCCCGAGAGCGCAAACCCATTGAGACCACCACCGAACTTGCCGAGATCGTGCGGCGGGCCACTGGCTTCCGGGGGGCCGGTCATCCTGCCCGCAAGACCTTCCAGGCCCTGCGCATCTACGTCAACGACGAGCTAGGGGCGCTGCGGGAGTTGCTCGAGGCCGCCGTGAACGTGCTGGCCCCGCAGGGGCGGCTGGTGGTAATCAGCTTCCACTCCCTCGAAGACCGCATCGTCAAGCACTTCCTGAAGAACGAGCCGCGGCTGCGGGTGCTCACTAAAAAGCCACTCGAGCCCGGTGAGGAGGAAGCCCGCGAGAACCCCCGAGCCCGCAGCGCCAAGCTCCGCGCCGCCGAGCGGCTTAGGGAGGCTGCATGA
- the mraZ gene encoding division/cell wall cluster transcriptional repressor MraZ, producing MPFGEYQYSLDDKGRVVIPQSFRNFVEDGVVITRGLEGCLYMFPLLTWSNIEKQLLNLPLTDMEAQKFVRFFYSGAYKTQMDNASRVMIPPPLRKFAAMEESNDVVVAGAPTRLELWSEARWWESINKVLENPPAPEALKTLVG from the coding sequence ATGCCGTTCGGTGAATACCAGTACAGCCTCGATGACAAAGGAAGGGTTGTGATCCCACAATCCTTCCGCAACTTTGTCGAGGATGGCGTAGTGATCACCCGCGGGCTCGAGGGCTGCTTATACATGTTCCCCCTCTTAACCTGGTCCAACATCGAAAAGCAACTCTTAAACCTCCCCCTCACCGACATGGAAGCGCAAAAGTTCGTGCGCTTCTTCTACTCGGGGGCCTACAAGACCCAAATGGACAACGCCTCACGGGTGATGATCCCCCCTCCTTTGCGCAAGTTCGCCGCGATGGAGGAATCCAACGACGTGGTAGTCGCGGGAGCCCCCACCCGGCTCGAGCTGTGGAGCGAGGCAAGGTGGTGGGAGAGCATCAACAAGGTGCTGGAAAACCCACCCGCACCCGAAGCTCTCAAGACCCTGGTTGGTTAG
- a CDS encoding transposase encodes MKGFRPLPKRWVVERTFAWLGRNRRLGKDYEYYPEVTEAWMYLGMIRLLVKRLARAA; translated from the coding sequence GTGAAGGGGTTTAGGCCGTTGCCCAAGCGGTGGGTGGTGGAACGGACCTTTGCCTGGCTGGGGCGAAACCGACGGCTGGGAAAAGATTACGAGTACTATCCTGAGGTAACGGAAGCCTGGATGTATTTAGGCATGATACGCTTGTTGGTGAAGCGGCTGGCCAGGGCCGCGTAG
- a CDS encoding IS5 family transposase, translating into MASTRRFYPSDLSDQARFSDRQAEWVLLEPLIPAPKPGGRPAKVPRREIVNAILYVLKNGIQWRAMPHDLPHWSTVYHYFRKWQKEGVWEKAVQALARWDREREGRQACPSALVMDSPSVKTTEKGGPGDTTGRRRSRGGNAR; encoded by the coding sequence GTGGCTTCTACACGTAGATTTTACCCCAGCGACCTTTCGGATCAGGCTCGCTTTAGCGACCGCCAGGCGGAGTGGGTTCTCCTGGAACCCCTCATCCCCGCCCCCAAGCCGGGAGGCCGCCCTGCAAAAGTGCCTAGAAGGGAGATCGTCAACGCCATACTCTACGTCCTGAAAAACGGCATCCAGTGGCGGGCCATGCCCCATGACCTGCCCCACTGGTCTACGGTCTACCACTACTTCCGCAAGTGGCAGAAGGAGGGGGTGTGGGAGAAGGCGGTCCAAGCCCTGGCCCGGTGGGATCGGGAGCGAGAAGGAAGGCAGGCTTGCCCCAGCGCTCTTGTCATGGATAGTCCGTCCGTCAAGACCACGGAAAAAGGGGGCCCCGGGGACACGACGGGGCGAAGAAGGTCAAGGGGAGGAAACGCCAGGTAG
- a CDS encoding transposase, whose translation MEPESGASLSLLVDGMDSEVMSWVLQEFQAWVGEGTAWVVLDRAGWHVSRRVEVPEGVALDYLPPYSPELQPAERMWPRRWPTGTLRRWRR comes from the coding sequence GTGGAACCGGAGAGCGGGGCCAGCCTGAGTCTGTTGGTAGATGGGATGGACAGCGAGGTGATGAGCTGGGTGCTGCAGGAGTTTCAGGCCTGGGTAGGGGAAGGGACAGCCTGGGTGGTGCTGGATCGGGCGGGGTGGCACGTCTCCCGGCGGGTGGAGGTGCCCGAGGGGGTGGCCCTGGATTACCTGCCGCCCTATTCGCCAGAGCTACAACCGGCGGAGCGGATGTGGCCGAGGCGGTGGCCAACCGGTACTTTGAGACGCTGGAGGCGATGA
- the icd gene encoding NADP-dependent isocitrate dehydrogenase: MAYKHIQVPEGEKITIQNGQLQVPDRPILGFIEGDGTGPDIWRASQPVLDAAVEKAYGGKKKIAWTEIYAGEKANAVYGEAVWLPEETLDFIREYRVAIKGPLTTPVGGGIRSINVALRQELDLYACVRPVQWFEGVPSPVRHPELVNMVIFRENTEDIYAGIEWAAGTSEAKKLLEFLKAEFPKAYGKIRFPETAGVGIKPISQEGTYRLVEAAINYAIANNLPSVTLVHKGNIMKFTEGAFRDWGYRLAKEKYGAQDLDGSPWQILKNPRTGGDIVIKDMIADNFLQQILLRPAEYSVVATPNLNGDYLSDALAAQVGGIGIAPGANINYYTGHAVFEATHGTAPKYAGKDQVNPSSVILSGEMMLRYLGWTEAADLILSAMTKTIAQGRVTYDFHRLMVAEGRPATLLKCSEFGQALVENMG; the protein is encoded by the coding sequence GTGGCTTACAAACACATCCAAGTTCCCGAGGGCGAGAAGATCACCATCCAAAACGGCCAGCTCCAGGTTCCCGACCGACCCATTCTCGGCTTTATCGAAGGCGACGGAACCGGCCCGGACATCTGGCGAGCCTCCCAACCAGTGCTGGACGCGGCAGTGGAAAAAGCCTATGGGGGCAAGAAAAAAATTGCCTGGACCGAGATCTACGCCGGGGAGAAAGCCAACGCGGTGTATGGAGAGGCGGTCTGGCTTCCCGAGGAAACCCTGGACTTCATCCGCGAATACCGTGTGGCCATCAAGGGTCCGCTTACTACCCCGGTCGGAGGAGGAATCCGCAGCATCAATGTGGCGTTGCGCCAAGAACTCGATCTCTACGCCTGCGTACGTCCGGTGCAGTGGTTCGAGGGGGTGCCCAGCCCGGTGCGCCACCCCGAGCTGGTCAACATGGTGATCTTCCGCGAGAACACCGAGGACATCTATGCGGGGATCGAGTGGGCTGCGGGAACATCCGAGGCAAAAAAGCTGCTGGAGTTCTTAAAGGCCGAATTCCCCAAAGCCTATGGCAAGATCCGCTTCCCGGAAACTGCTGGGGTCGGGATCAAGCCAATCTCGCAAGAAGGCACCTATCGGCTGGTGGAAGCCGCTATCAATTACGCCATCGCAAACAACCTGCCCAGCGTGACGTTAGTGCACAAGGGCAACATCATGAAGTTCACCGAAGGGGCCTTCCGCGACTGGGGCTACAGGCTCGCCAAGGAGAAGTACGGGGCCCAAGACCTCGACGGCAGCCCCTGGCAGATCCTCAAGAATCCCCGCACCGGGGGGGACATCGTCATCAAGGACATGATCGCGGATAACTTCTTGCAGCAAATCCTGCTGCGCCCCGCCGAGTACAGTGTGGTGGCGACCCCCAACCTCAACGGCGACTACCTCTCTGACGCCTTGGCCGCCCAGGTCGGCGGCATCGGTATCGCGCCCGGTGCGAACATAAACTACTACACCGGCCACGCGGTCTTCGAGGCCACCCACGGTACCGCGCCCAAGTATGCCGGCAAAGACCAGGTGAACCCCTCTTCGGTGATCCTCTCCGGTGAGATGATGTTGCGCTACCTGGGCTGGACCGAGGCCGCCGATCTAATTCTCTCCGCCATGACCAAAACCATCGCTCAAGGGCGGGTCACCTACGATTTCCACCGGCTGATGGTAGCGGAAGGCCGCCCTGCCACTTTGCTTAAGTGCAGCGAGTTTGGGCAAGCCCTGGTGGAGAACATGGGTTGA